TTCCAGCCGCCGAATGCACTCCGTGCGTTAAATGAATTAAATGTAGCGAAACGGTGTCTGGAAGAAGGTTATTCATTTGAAGGAATGGCCTACTGCGATGCGGAAGGAAACCGATTCGCAGAACCGGAATCTCCTAAAATTGCAGGGTACCCCGGTCTGAATGTCATCTCCAGAAAAAAACTCCATGATCTTCTTCTTGAAGAGGCATTGTCTTACGACACGACAATGCGAATGGGGACAACAGTTGAATCTTTCAACCATATAGAGCAAGGGGTATCCGTACAGCTTACGGACGGGACTGTACAAACATATGATCTCGTCATTGGCGCAGACGGAGCGAATTCCAGAATGAGAGACTTGTTATTCGGATCGATCGAAAAGTCTTACGTCGGTCAGGCTGTATGGAGATACAAACTGCCTCGATTGGAAGGTGTGGAAACGAGTATCCTGTATTATGGTGAAAAGGCAAAAGCCGGCTTGGTTCCAATGTCGGAACAGGAAATGTACCTGTTACTAACGACGTCTGAACCAGGGAATCCGAGAATGCCGGAAGATCGCCTTCATGAGTTATTATTGGACAGGATCGATGGTTTCGGTGGACAAGTGGCTGCCATCAAGCCATGGATTACCGATCCTGATGCTGTCGTTTACCGTCCAATCTTTGATCATATGTTGCAAAGTCCGTGGTATGAAGGCTCTGTCCTATTAATAGGAGATGCTGCTCACTGTACGACTCCTCATCTTGGTCAAGGGGCAGCGCTCGCAGTCGAGGATGCCGTCGTCTTAGCGGAGTTGATCAAGGAGCATGAGGATGTTCATACCATCATGCAGGCGTTTATGAATCGCAGGTATGATCGCTCGCGCTATCTTTTGGACCACTCGCACCAGCTGGCGGAGTGGGAATTGATGGAATGGGCGGGGACACTTCCAGAACATACGGATGTGGCCGCTTATTCTTATGAAACGTTGAAGAAGATGAATGAAGCTATTTAACTCTGCGCACCCCTGAAGCAGGCAGCCTCCTGGTTCAGGGGTGCTTTTATCTGCTCCCATTCCGTTCACGCTGTGTTATATTGAGAGTATCACAGTAGTGGATTTTTATGTAAATTCAAGGTGACGGCACTGATTATTTCGGCGAAAGCTATTATCTTCAACCGACCAATATCATAGGATGGTAGAAAGCCAATGATAATGGAGAGGCAGGGGGATCTGTTTGAAAAAGTATGTGTGGATCGGCATCGGGTTACTTGCGGCCGTTGGGTTAAGCTTATTCGGCTATTTTGCCGTCGCCGGATCCGAAGCGGAACCGGCACCTGTCAAATGGGAAGGGGAAGTGACGCAGGAAGAGAAGGAGAAGGTAGGGAAGGTGATCGATGACGTTCTACAAAAAGATTTTTCTGAGAATATTGAGTCGATCACATATCAGCCTGATCAGGAGGCGCTTGTCGTACAAACGACTTTTCAAAAGTCGGACGTGCAGGAAGCATTGGCATTCGATGAAGCGGTCCTTAAGAAAGCAGGAGACAAAAAGAAGGGGCGGTCGTATCAGCTCATTCTGAATTACGACAACGGCGTCCCTTTCTCGACAGCTGTCATCCATAAGGACTGAGAAAAGGGGGAAGGGCATGGAAACAGCTTTAGAAAAGCATTTGTATCAGCTGGAAACCAAACTGCTGGAGGGAGAGGTGCGGAAATCGGCCACATCTCTAAACGAGCTGCTGGCGGATGATTTCCTGGAATTTTCGAGCACAGGAAAAGCGTACGGGAAAGAGCACGTTCTTAAGCGGCTCCCTGGTGAAGACGATCCCGGCTTCCTGCTTGATGATTTTCACTGCACGCCGCTTTCGCCGGAAAGCGCGATGACCTCTTTTCGTATATACATCCAAAAAACGGACAAACACTCCCTGCGGACCTCGGTATGGAAACGGACAGACGGGAAGTGGCAGATGACGTTCCATCAGGGGACAATGATCGGAGATTAGATGTGCGCCTCTCTTTGGAGAGGCGTTTTATGCTATTGCCAGGGAGCATAGGGGAATTACCCTAATGCTTCCTTTTTCTTTCAAACATAAGAAAAGGAATGGTTTAAAGCTTGGGACTGCATCATCGATCCCTCCCTGGCAGACTGCACGTGGTCAAACATCATCGATGGACAACAGCTCTTTGTGGAGAATTTCCCCGGGTAGTCCGTCGATCGTCCCTTGATAAACAGAAACAAAACCTTGTTTCGTTAAGATTCTTTTCGAAGCGGTATTCTTCGGATCGATGACGGCCGTCAGTCTTTCGAGGCCTTGGTTTTCTGCCATGGTGATTAACCTTCCAGCTATCCTACTTCCGTATCCGAGACCCCAGCAATCCGGCACGATCATATAACCGATTTCCGCTTCTTCTTGTTTTTCCACGCTGCGGGTTAAATGGGCAAGTCCGAGAAAGCCGCCGGACGAATCGTACACTTTATACGAACCGAACGACGTCCCGTCGGCATTCCTCTTCAGCAGTTTGTCGAAGTTGCTCCGGGCTTCTTCTTCTGGTATGGCACGCTCGGTTATTTGAGCCATGACACGGACATCAGAAACAAGGCGGAAGTAGTCGGAGAAGTCCCCCTCTGTAAATTTCCCCATGCTTATCTCTTTCATATGTTCCCTCCTGATGATCAAGCACGAAGCTGGTTTTTAAAGAACAGCACGGTTTCGAGTTCATCTTCCCGGTCCCGGAACAATCCTGCTTCCTTGGCGACGGCGACGGCAAATTCGATGTAGGCATTCCCTTCCGCAGTAATGACATTCCCGCTTACCGTCACGTCCGTTTTGCTTCTGCCTACTTCGGGAAGGTAATCCGGAAATTCCTCCGACTCGAGCGAAGTGGAATATTCTCTGTCTTCGAGCACTCCGCTCATGCCAAGCAGAGCAGAAGCCCCGCAGATGGCGGCAATTCGCTTGTTCTTGTCATGAAACGATCGGATGAGTGTCCTTAAGGCTTCATCGCCGATCAAAGGCTCCGGATCTCCACCCGGGATCACGAGCATGTCATAATCATCCACGTCACAATTATTTATGTTGTGGTCTACCCGGATGACAAACTGACCCGAATGTCTGATCTCTTCCGTATGGCCGGCCGTCTCAATCGTGACATCTGTTTCGCTGAATATATAGGCAAGTGGACTGATTTCCCAATCGACATACCCGTCGTATAAAAAGAAAAGAGCTTTCATGGATTTGCCTGCTTTCCATAAGGAATAAAATTACTCTCTGATTTTACCATAATTTTCGGAAAATTAAGGAGCGGATAGAGGAAAAAAGGTTCCTTCTGTCAAAGATATACTAGGATCAATGGACGGAGGGATAACAGGTGAGGACGGAATTGGAAATGATGAATCTGATTAATGGAATTGCCGAAGCGGATGAGCGGATCCGTGCCGTGTATATGAATGGTTCAAGAACAAATCCCAATGTGAAAAAGGATATTTTCCAGGATTATGATATTGTTTTTGTCGTGAAGGACATCGGTTCGTTTCTTGCAGACGGTTCGTGGATCCATCGGTTCGGTCGGATTCTTATCGCGCAGGAGCCGGATAAGGGGAGGGACCAAGACGAATGGGATTGGTACGGGTACTTGATGCTGTTGGAAGACGGAAACCGCATCGATCTCCATTTGGAAACGATCGCGCATGCAGAAGCGAACTATGGACAGGATTCTCTGACACTGCCTATTCTCGATAAAGACGGAATTCTTCCGACAATTCCTGAATCTGCGGATACGGATTACCATATTCAAAAGCCGGACAGGGAAGAATTCTACCTTTGCTGCAACGACTTCTGGTGGTGTCAGCAGAATGTGGCGAAAGCGATTTGGCGGGATCAGCTGCCCTATGCGAAATTCATGATGGAAGAGATCATACGCAGCAGGCTCAACCAAATGGTGTCCTGGTGGATCGGTTTCGATATGGGCTTCGACCTATCTGTCGGAAAAGCGGGCAGCGAATTCAAACGCCTGCTTCCGGATCCGTATTGGAATCTCTACGCGGCTACATACGCCGATGACAGCTATCCGGATATATGGGCCGCTCTCTTTACGATGGGAGATTTGTTCCGCTTCCTCGGCCTGGAGGTCTCCGGGGCGGGCGGGTACGATTATCCGGATGGAGAAGATGAGGCGATGACGAACTACCTGCTTCATGTGAAGCAAATGCCTGCCCACGCAAATGCCGTCTTCGACCTTTGATAAAAAGAAAAGAGCTTTCCTTATTTTTTGAAGAGGAAAGCTCTTTTTTGCAAAAAGGGAGGTTGCTTTCTTTGAGTGGGTATGCTACATTTTATGTAACCGGTTACATAAAATGAGGTGAAGACGTGGTTACAATAAAAGATGTAGCGAAGGAAGCCGGCGTCTCTGTCGCGACCGTCTCCCGTGTGTTGAACGACAACGGATATGTCGGTGCCGACACGCGTGAGAAGGTGATGGAGGCGATCTCGAAACTGAATTACAGTCCGAATGAAGTAGCCCGATCTCTTTATAAGCGGGAATCGAGGCTGATCGGCCTGCTGCTTCCTGATATTACGAACCCGTTCTTCCCGCAGCTGGCAAGAGGTGTTGAGGACGAGGCGGCCCGCGAAGGGTTTCGTCTGCTCCTTGGGAACAGTGATGAGAAAGCGAAGAAAGAACAGGAATACATTCAAACGTTCCTGCAGAATAACGTCGTCGGAGTCATCTCCGCGACCAACAGGGCGGATGATGGTATTTATGAGCCTTTATCGATTCCGCTTGTGCTGATGGACCGTACCTCCGGTGCCTATCCGTCCGTTTATGCGGATGGACGGGAAGGCGGCAGACTGGCGGCAAAAGCGCTGGTCGAACGAGGCGCGAAAAAAATCACGCTTATAAAAGGACCGGCGCACGTCAAGCCTGCGATGGAGCGGTTCCAGGGGGCGCTCGAGGTGCTGGGGTCGGCAGAAGTTGACTTCTCGGTCCTGTCGACAGACTCTTACACATTCGATGCAGCGAAAGGCTGGGCGGAAGAGCTGTTCCGGGTGCACCCGGACACGGATGGTGTGATTGCGAGTAACGATATCGTCGGAATTGCGATTCTCCATGAAGCTCTGCGCCTTGGGAAGCGGATTCCGGCAGACGTGCAGGTGGTCGGCTATGATGATATCCCACAAAGCAGTCTCGCCTATCCACCACTGTCGACAATCCGCCAGCCTGCCTACGATATGGGCAGGGAGGCAGCGAAGCTTCTGATCCGATTAATTAAAAAACAAAGCATAACGGAAACGGCAGTCGAACTGCCGGTAGCATTTATAGACAGACAAACGACTAGAGGAGGAACACATGATGAAGAAAGCTAAAATTGCCGTCATCGGCAGTTCGTCGATGGATCTCGTAGTAACATCAGCAAAAAGGCCGTCGGCAGGAGAAACGGTTTTGGGGGAATCTTTTCAAACGGTGCCTGGAGGCAAGGGAGCCAATCAGGCGGTAGCGGCAGCTCGCCTCGGGGCTGATGTCTATATGATCGGCTGCGTCGGAACAGATCCATACGGGGAAGCTGTTCTCGCCAATTTTCGTGAAAACGGTGTCCATACGGACTATGTGGAACCGGTTACAGATGCTAGGACAGGAACGGCTCACATCATTTTGGCCGAGGGGGACAACAGCATCGTCGTCGTTAAAGGGGCGAATGATCATGTGACGCCGGATTACGTAGAGAAGCTGATTCCTTTTTTCCAAACGTGCGACCTGCTAATGATCCAGCAGGAAATTCCGGAAGAAACCGTAAAGACGATGGCTCAAATCAGTGCCGACATCGGGGTCCCGCTTCTGCTCAACCCGGCGCCTGCCAGGCAAATACCGGCGGAAGTCATCGAACAGGCTGCTTTTCTTACTCCGAATGAGCATGAAGCAGCCGTGCTGTTCGACGGCGGCAACCCGGAGGATGTAACAAAGCGTTACCCTGGAAAACTGCTCATCACGGAAGGGGAAAAAGGCGTCCGCTACTATGACGGCGCAACAGAGAAGCTCATCCCTTCTTTCTCCGTTCAGGTCGTCGATACGACAGGGGCAGGGGACACATTCAATGCGGCGTTCGGAACAGCTATTGCAGAGAAGCAGGACATGGAAGCGGCACTGCTCTTCGCTAATCGTGCGGCATCGCTTTCTGTAACAGGCTTCGGTGCGCAAGGCGGAATGCCGACGAGAGAAGAAGTGGAAAGGGCGTTACGGTCATGAAGAAAAACGGGATGTTGAACAGTCATATTGCGAAGGTGCTCGCAGATCTCGGCCATACCGATACGATTGTGATCGCCGATGCCGGGCTGCCGGTGCCGGATGGTGTAAGGAAGATCGATGTGGCTCTCCGGGAAGGAACGCCGTCCTTTCTGGAAGTCATTAAGCTTATGCAGGAGGAAATGGTCATCGAACAGGTGACGCTTGCAGAAGAAATCGCAGGCAATGAAGCGGTGCACCAAGAGATGGCCGCAAGCTTCCCGGCCATCCGCTACACGGCCCACGAAGATTTCAAGGAAGCGACGGCGCATGCAAAAGTCGTGATCCGTACAGGAGAAACGACGCCCTATGCGAATGCTATCCTTCATGCGGGCGTCACTTTTTAAGGAGGGATACGATGCACATACGTATGGAAAACATTCATAAAGCCTTCGGTAAAAATAAGGTGCTCGAAGGTGTCGATATAGAAATCAGGGACGGGGAAGTCCATGCCCTGATGGGGGAGAACGGAGCCGGAAAATCGACTCTGATGAACATATTGACGGGGCTGCATAAACGGGATGAAGGTACGATTATCATAAATGGCGAGAAGCATACCTTCACCAATCCGAAGGAAGCTGAGAAGTCCGGTGTCGCCTTTATCCATCAGGAGCTGAACGTGTGGCCGGATATGACGGTGCTTGACAATTTATTTATCAATAAGGAACCGGTTACATCTTTCGGTTTAATTCGAAGGAACAAAATGAAAGCGATTGCAGAAAAGCAATTTGAGAAGCTTGCGATCACCATCCCGCTGACCAAGGATGCAGGGGAGTGTTCCGTCGGGGAGCAGCAGATGATCGAAATCGCCAAAGCGCTCATGACGGATGCGAAAGTGATCATCATGGACGAGCCGACGGCGGCGCTTACAGAAAGAGAGATTGAAAAGTTGTTCGCGGTCATCCGTTCCCTCAAACAAGACGGGGTATCCATCGTATATATTTCCCACCGGATGGAAGAGATCTTTACGATTTGCGACAGGATCACGGTGATGCGTGACGGAAAAACCGTCGATACGACACCGATTCCGGAAACGGACTTCGATGACGTCGTCCGGAAAATGGTCGGCAGGGAACTGACGGATCGTTTCCCTGCCCGAAAACCTTCTGTCGGAGAAAAGGTGCTGGAAGTAAAGAACCTTTCCCGGGCAGGAGCGTTCCGAAATGTCAACTTTTCTATACGAGCCGGCGAAATCGTCGGTGTCGCAGGATTGATGGGGGCGGGACGGACCGAAATCATGCGGGCGATCTTTGGGCTCGATCAGAAAGACGACGGGGAAATCGTCATGAACGGGGAACCGATTGTCGTCAGGCGTCCTTCCGAGGCCGTTGCCAAGGGCATCGGATTTATTACGGAAGACCGGAAAGAAGAAGGGCTCGTCCTTGATTTTTCCATTAAAGATAATATCGCTCTTCCCAGCTTAGCGAGTTTTACGAAGTACGGCCGGATCGAAGAGAAGAGCGAATCGGATTTCGTCGATCTTCTTATCAAGCGGCTGACCATCAAAACAGAATCTTCGGAAACGCCGGCGAACCACCTCTCCGGAGGAAACCAGCAGAAGGTCGTCATCGCGAAATGGATCGGAATCGGGCCGAAAGTATTGATTCTCGATGAACCGACAAGAGGGGTCGACGTCGGCGCGAAGCGGGAAATTTACCAGTTGATGAACGAACTGACGGACAGGGGAGTAGCCATCATCATGGTCTCTTCGGAGCTTCCGGAAGTGCTCGGTATGAGCGACCGGATTCTCGTCGTCCATGAAGGAGAAATCGCAGGAGAATTGGGTAGAGAAGATGCCGATCAGGAAAAAATAATGACATTGGCTACAGGAGGTCATGTACATGGATAACGCAGTCAAAACGAACCATATCGGGAATTTCATCCAGAAGCTCGGACCGCTGCTCGGTCTGATCGTATTGATGGCGACCGTTTCAATAATTAATCCGAGCTTTTTAGAACCATTGAACTTATTGAATTTATTAAGGCAGGTTGCCATTAATGCATTAATTGCTTACGGCATGACCTTCGTCATTCTGACAGGAGGGATCGACCTGTCCGTCGGGTCCATCCTTGCTTTATCGAGTGCTTTGATGGCGGGGATGATGGTGTCCGGCATGGACCCGATCCTTGCCATTTTGATCGGCTGTCTGCTCGGCGCCGTAATGGGTATGGTCAATGGGCTGTTAATTACGAAAGGGAAAATGGCTCCGTTTATCGCGACACTTGCTACGATGACCATGTTCCGCGGATTGACCCTTGTTTACACCGACGGGAACCCGATTACAGGGCTCGGAGACAGCTATGCGTTTCAGCTGTTCGGACGGGGCTACTTCCTCGGTATTCCGGTACCGGCGATCACGATGCTTCTAGCTTTTCTCGTCTTATGGGTGATTCTGCATAAGACACCGTTCGGAAGAAGGACGTATGCGATCGGCGGAAATGAAAAGGCAGCACGGATCTCTGGAATCAACGTTTCCCGGATGAAAATCATGATCTATTCCCTTGCCGGCCTTTTGTCCGCATTGGCGGGGGCGATTCTTACCTCCCGACTGAATTCCGCGCAGCCGACAGCGGGTACGTCTTACGAACTGGATGCGATTGCAGCCGTCGTACTCGGCGGGACAAGTTTATCCGGGGGGCGTGGATTGATTGTAGGGACGTTGATCGGCGCTTTGATCATCGGAACATTGAACAACGGGCTCAACCTGCTTGGCGTCTCGTCCTTCTTCCAGATGGTCGTCAAAGGAATCGTCATTATCATCGCCGTATTGATCGATCGCAAGAAAGCAGCATAGGAGGGAAATCGTATGAAGAAATTATGGATGGTAGTCATCGGCTTTTCGCTCATCTTTCTCGGTGCTTGTTCGCTGCAGCCGCCGGAGTGGGCAAAGCCTGGAAATAAGACAGATATGGATGATATCACAATCGGTTTGTCCGTTTCGACGTTAAATAACCCGTTCTTCGTATCTATGAAAGACGGTGTGGAGAAGAAAGCGGAAGCAGAAGGAATGGACGTGTTGACGGTCGATGCACAGAACGATGCGGCGAAACAGATCAGTGACGTCGAAGATTTGATCCAGCAGGGTGTCGATGTGCTCTTGATCAACCCTACGGATTCTGCGGCTATTTCAACAGCCGTGCAGTCTGCGAACAGCATCGGTATCCCTGTCATCACACTCGATCGCTCTTCTGAAAAAGGGGACGTAGAGACGCTCGTCAGCTCGGATAACGAAAAGGGCGGCGAGATGGCCGGGGAATACATCGTCGAGCAGCTTGGCGAAGGTGCGGCAGTAGCAGAACTTGAAGGCGTGCCGGGAGCATCCGCGACGAGGGAACGCGGTGCCGGCTTCCACCATGTTGCAGATGAGAAGCTGGACGTCGTCGCAAAGCAGACGGCGAACTTCGACCGGACGGAAGGCCTGGATACCATGGAAAACCTGATCCAGGGAAACCCGGATATTAAGGCTGTATTTGCTCACAACGATGAAATGGCGCTCGGGGCGTACCAAGCAATAAAGAGCTCCGGCAGGGATGTGCTTGTCGTAGGATTTGATGGAAACGAGGACGCTCTCTCCAGCATCGAACAAGGGAATTTGTCAGCGACAGTCGCCCAGCAGCCGGAGGAGATCGGCTCCCTTGCTGTAGAAGCAGGGCTTGATGTCCTGCAGGGTGAGAAAGTAGAAGAATACATTCCGGTT
This sequence is a window from Bacillus sp. SB49. Protein-coding genes within it:
- a CDS encoding nuclear transport factor 2 family protein, which translates into the protein METALEKHLYQLETKLLEGEVRKSATSLNELLADDFLEFSSTGKAYGKEHVLKRLPGEDDPGFLLDDFHCTPLSPESAMTSFRIYIQKTDKHSLRTSVWKRTDGKWQMTFHQGTMIGD
- the rbsK gene encoding ribokinase, whose protein sequence is MKKAKIAVIGSSSMDLVVTSAKRPSAGETVLGESFQTVPGGKGANQAVAAARLGADVYMIGCVGTDPYGEAVLANFRENGVHTDYVEPVTDARTGTAHIILAEGDNSIVVVKGANDHVTPDYVEKLIPFFQTCDLLMIQQEIPEETVKTMAQISADIGVPLLLNPAPARQIPAEVIEQAAFLTPNEHEAAVLFDGGNPEDVTKRYPGKLLITEGEKGVRYYDGATEKLIPSFSVQVVDTTGAGDTFNAAFGTAIAEKQDMEAALLFANRAASLSVTGFGAQGGMPTREEVERALRS
- a CDS encoding aminoglycoside 6-adenylyltransferase, encoding MRTELEMMNLINGIAEADERIRAVYMNGSRTNPNVKKDIFQDYDIVFVVKDIGSFLADGSWIHRFGRILIAQEPDKGRDQDEWDWYGYLMLLEDGNRIDLHLETIAHAEANYGQDSLTLPILDKDGILPTIPESADTDYHIQKPDREEFYLCCNDFWWCQQNVAKAIWRDQLPYAKFMMEEIIRSRLNQMVSWWIGFDMGFDLSVGKAGSEFKRLLPDPYWNLYAATYADDSYPDIWAALFTMGDLFRFLGLEVSGAGGYDYPDGEDEAMTNYLLHVKQMPAHANAVFDL
- a CDS encoding FAD-dependent monooxygenase, translating into MSQLPITRVLIVGGGIGGLSTAIALGKLGIKTEIVEVKQDWQVYGVGIFQPPNALRALNELNVAKRCLEEGYSFEGMAYCDAEGNRFAEPESPKIAGYPGLNVISRKKLHDLLLEEALSYDTTMRMGTTVESFNHIEQGVSVQLTDGTVQTYDLVIGADGANSRMRDLLFGSIEKSYVGQAVWRYKLPRLEGVETSILYYGEKAKAGLVPMSEQEMYLLLTTSEPGNPRMPEDRLHELLLDRIDGFGGQVAAIKPWITDPDAVVYRPIFDHMLQSPWYEGSVLLIGDAAHCTTPHLGQGAALAVEDAVVLAELIKEHEDVHTIMQAFMNRRYDRSRYLLDHSHQLAEWELMEWAGTLPEHTDVAAYSYETLKKMNEAI
- a CDS encoding LacI family DNA-binding transcriptional regulator, with the protein product MVTIKDVAKEAGVSVATVSRVLNDNGYVGADTREKVMEAISKLNYSPNEVARSLYKRESRLIGLLLPDITNPFFPQLARGVEDEAAREGFRLLLGNSDEKAKKEQEYIQTFLQNNVVGVISATNRADDGIYEPLSIPLVLMDRTSGAYPSVYADGREGGRLAAKALVERGAKKITLIKGPAHVKPAMERFQGALEVLGSAEVDFSVLSTDSYTFDAAKGWAEELFRVHPDTDGVIASNDIVGIAILHEALRLGKRIPADVQVVGYDDIPQSSLAYPPLSTIRQPAYDMGREAAKLLIRLIKKQSITETAVELPVAFIDRQTTRGGTHDEES
- a CDS encoding GNAT family N-acetyltransferase gives rise to the protein MKEISMGKFTEGDFSDYFRLVSDVRVMAQITERAIPEEEARSNFDKLLKRNADGTSFGSYKVYDSSGGFLGLAHLTRSVEKQEEAEIGYMIVPDCWGLGYGSRIAGRLITMAENQGLERLTAVIDPKNTASKRILTKQGFVSVYQGTIDGLPGEILHKELLSIDDV
- the rbsB gene encoding ribose ABC transporter substrate-binding protein RbsB, with the translated sequence MKKLWMVVIGFSLIFLGACSLQPPEWAKPGNKTDMDDITIGLSVSTLNNPFFVSMKDGVEKKAEAEGMDVLTVDAQNDAAKQISDVEDLIQQGVDVLLINPTDSAAISTAVQSANSIGIPVITLDRSSEKGDVETLVSSDNEKGGEMAGEYIVEQLGEGAAVAELEGVPGASATRERGAGFHHVADEKLDVVAKQTANFDRTEGLDTMENLIQGNPDIKAVFAHNDEMALGAYQAIKSSGRDVLVVGFDGNEDALSSIEQGNLSATVAQQPEEIGSLAVEAGLDVLQGEKVEEYIPVPLKLVTKDTEQ
- a CDS encoding DJ-1/PfpI family protein; protein product: MKALFFLYDGYVDWEISPLAYIFSETDVTIETAGHTEEIRHSGQFVIRVDHNINNCDVDDYDMLVIPGGDPEPLIGDEALRTLIRSFHDKNKRIAAICGASALLGMSGVLEDREYSTSLESEEFPDYLPEVGRSKTDVTVSGNVITAEGNAYIEFAVAVAKEAGLFRDREDELETVLFFKNQLRA
- a CDS encoding sugar ABC transporter ATP-binding protein; this encodes MHIRMENIHKAFGKNKVLEGVDIEIRDGEVHALMGENGAGKSTLMNILTGLHKRDEGTIIINGEKHTFTNPKEAEKSGVAFIHQELNVWPDMTVLDNLFINKEPVTSFGLIRRNKMKAIAEKQFEKLAITIPLTKDAGECSVGEQQMIEIAKALMTDAKVIIMDEPTAALTEREIEKLFAVIRSLKQDGVSIVYISHRMEEIFTICDRITVMRDGKTVDTTPIPETDFDDVVRKMVGRELTDRFPARKPSVGEKVLEVKNLSRAGAFRNVNFSIRAGEIVGVAGLMGAGRTEIMRAIFGLDQKDDGEIVMNGEPIVVRRPSEAVAKGIGFITEDRKEEGLVLDFSIKDNIALPSLASFTKYGRIEEKSESDFVDLLIKRLTIKTESSETPANHLSGGNQQKVVIAKWIGIGPKVLILDEPTRGVDVGAKREIYQLMNELTDRGVAIIMVSSELPEVLGMSDRILVVHEGEIAGELGREDADQEKIMTLATGGHVHG
- the rbsD gene encoding D-ribose pyranase encodes the protein MKKNGMLNSHIAKVLADLGHTDTIVIADAGLPVPDGVRKIDVALREGTPSFLEVIKLMQEEMVIEQVTLAEEIAGNEAVHQEMAASFPAIRYTAHEDFKEATAHAKVVIRTGETTPYANAILHAGVTF
- the rbsC gene encoding ribose ABC transporter permease RbsC, yielding MYMDNAVKTNHIGNFIQKLGPLLGLIVLMATVSIINPSFLEPLNLLNLLRQVAINALIAYGMTFVILTGGIDLSVGSILALSSALMAGMMVSGMDPILAILIGCLLGAVMGMVNGLLITKGKMAPFIATLATMTMFRGLTLVYTDGNPITGLGDSYAFQLFGRGYFLGIPVPAITMLLAFLVLWVILHKTPFGRRTYAIGGNEKAARISGINVSRMKIMIYSLAGLLSALAGAILTSRLNSAQPTAGTSYELDAIAAVVLGGTSLSGGRGLIVGTLIGALIIGTLNNGLNLLGVSSFFQMVVKGIVIIIAVLIDRKKAA